A stretch of the Gimesia chilikensis genome encodes the following:
- a CDS encoding TrkH family potassium uptake protein, translating into MTLSHLPSRIHYKTHHPRRCRRLRRLEIIALIVGLISTVILHGLLKITTVVHWELGAAIIVAMSYFTISLMLRYGWHLDRKEFFKTHLAHFFFCGLWLIASLLIISLHDLLPDDAPTRLNLILGVSEFCIILRSLYETILLIRRVSSRGWNPALIVVTSFLVLISVGTILLMFPSARIQDPAAKTTEGAPFLVALFTSTSASCVTGLIVVPTGTYWSRTGHTIIMFLFQIGGLGILTFGAFFAAAFGRSMQIRESVTFSEMLESSQRGDIRRLVLAILGITIFTELLGAVCLMGLWPELPFTERVYFSLFHSISGYCNAGFSLMDDGFLGMGHHWEIWGVIPALIIIGGLGFAVNYNFMLYGITHFSNLRIRKPLFHHPTQKVRLTISSRLIFFTTLFLLIGGTVGIYLLESIHASDDLTFGERLNSAWFQSVTFRTAGFNTVDLGAYQPQTKLFSVLLMFIGASPGSTGGGVKTAVFALAILSVWALLKGRDRVEIMGRTIPSTLIHRSLTIISLGILVLMSSTLLIVMFENNQAIFLDHLFEATSAFATVGVSTGITAGLTTPSHWVIIITMFIGRVGPLTALIALSNRGPAYRYHYPEEPVNLG; encoded by the coding sequence ATGACTCTGTCGCATCTCCCCAGCCGCATCCACTATAAGACACACCATCCCCGCCGCTGCCGCAGGCTGAGACGGTTGGAAATTATTGCGCTGATCGTCGGCCTGATCTCCACAGTTATTCTACATGGACTGCTGAAGATTACCACCGTTGTTCACTGGGAATTGGGTGCCGCGATCATCGTAGCTATGAGCTATTTCACGATCAGCCTGATGCTGCGTTACGGCTGGCATCTGGATCGGAAAGAGTTCTTCAAAACCCATCTGGCCCATTTCTTTTTTTGCGGGCTCTGGTTGATCGCCAGTCTGCTGATTATCAGTCTGCATGACCTGCTGCCCGATGACGCCCCGACCCGACTGAATCTGATTCTGGGCGTCTCCGAATTTTGCATCATTCTGAGAAGCCTCTACGAGACGATTCTCTTAATCCGGCGTGTCTCGTCACGCGGCTGGAACCCCGCCCTGATTGTGGTGACTTCCTTCCTGGTGCTGATTTCTGTAGGGACGATCTTACTCATGTTTCCCTCGGCTCGCATTCAGGATCCCGCTGCGAAAACAACGGAAGGTGCTCCATTTCTGGTCGCTCTGTTTACGTCAACCAGTGCCAGTTGCGTTACGGGCCTGATCGTGGTTCCTACCGGAACCTACTGGAGCCGTACGGGGCACACCATTATCATGTTTCTGTTCCAGATCGGCGGACTGGGCATCCTGACCTTTGGTGCCTTCTTCGCAGCAGCTTTTGGACGATCGATGCAGATCAGGGAGAGCGTCACATTCAGCGAGATGCTGGAGTCCAGCCAGCGCGGTGACATCCGCCGCCTTGTGCTGGCCATCCTGGGAATTACGATTTTTACCGAACTGCTCGGTGCGGTCTGCCTGATGGGACTCTGGCCGGAGCTCCCTTTCACTGAACGGGTCTACTTCAGCCTGTTTCATTCGATCAGTGGATACTGCAACGCCGGTTTCAGCCTGATGGATGACGGCTTCCTGGGCATGGGACACCACTGGGAAATCTGGGGCGTCATCCCGGCCCTGATCATCATCGGCGGATTAGGGTTTGCTGTAAACTACAATTTCATGCTGTATGGCATCACCCATTTCTCGAATCTGCGGATCCGTAAGCCCCTGTTTCATCACCCGACACAGAAAGTCCGGCTGACGATTTCCTCACGCCTGATTTTTTTCACGACCCTCTTTCTTTTGATCGGGGGCACGGTCGGCATCTACCTGCTGGAATCGATCCATGCCTCCGATGATCTCACCTTTGGCGAGCGGCTCAATTCCGCCTGGTTCCAGTCCGTGACCTTCCGGACGGCCGGCTTTAATACTGTTGACCTCGGTGCCTACCAACCGCAGACCAAACTGTTTTCCGTCCTGCTGATGTTTATTGGTGCGTCTCCCGGCTCGACGGGGGGCGGCGTGAAAACCGCGGTCTTTGCCCTGGCCATACTTTCGGTCTGGGCGCTGCTGAAAGGGAGAGACCGGGTAGAAATCATGGGACGCACCATCCCCAGCACACTGATTCATCGTTCGCTGACGATCATCTCACTGGGAATTCTGGTACTGATGTCGTCAACACTGCTGATTGTCATGTTCGAAAACAATCAAGCGATCTTTCTGGATCATCTGTTTGAAGCAACCAGTGCCTTTGCGACGGTCGGCGTCTCGACGGGCATCACCGCGGGTTTGACGACACCGTCGCACTGGGTGATCATAATTACGATGTTTATCGGTCGCGTCGGCCCGCTGACGGCATTAATCGCACTCTCGAACCGTGGCCCCGCCTATCGATATCACTACCCGGAAGAGCCAGTGAACCTCGGGTAA
- a CDS encoding ammonium transporter translates to MNWKHALMGLTASLVVVLAVSQPAWAYQDEAAPEEKPAAAETAAPAETTEEAPAAEEAPQLSLSELYYALDNSMLFLCAVLVLFMQSGFAMVESGFNSSKNTINILFKNLMDVCAGVLVYYAVGYGLMYPGDAGNGYFGFAQFGIGEAGDPGPGVLHPQVDFLFQVAFAATAATIVSGAVAGRLKFSSYLIYSIILTGIIYPISGYWKWGGGWLDAMGFYDFAGSIVVHAVGGFAGLAGAIVLGPRIGRFKDGKSVPIPGHNIAQATLGVFILWVGWYGFNPGSQLAFAGTDNTNAVMLIATNTTLAAAAGGVAAMILGWIMYSKPDISMALNGVLAGLVGITANCDSVSNIEAIVIGVVAGLLVVFGILALEKLKIDDPVGAFPVHGLCGIWGGVATGIFGDYNIVTQVIGSVVIPAYAFITMFILFTFLKVIGQLRVSEEDELKGLDLSEHGMQAYH, encoded by the coding sequence ATGAATTGGAAACATGCGCTCATGGGCTTGACGGCAAGCCTTGTCGTTGTTTTGGCAGTATCACAGCCAGCTTGGGCTTATCAGGACGAAGCAGCTCCTGAAGAGAAACCAGCCGCAGCAGAAACTGCTGCCCCTGCTGAGACAACAGAAGAAGCACCCGCAGCAGAGGAAGCTCCTCAGCTTTCATTATCAGAACTTTACTACGCACTTGATAACAGTATGTTATTCCTCTGTGCTGTTCTGGTGCTGTTCATGCAGTCTGGCTTCGCTATGGTCGAGTCCGGATTCAACTCTTCCAAAAATACCATCAACATTCTCTTTAAGAACTTAATGGATGTCTGTGCCGGCGTGCTGGTTTATTACGCTGTCGGTTACGGTCTGATGTATCCAGGGGATGCCGGTAACGGTTACTTTGGTTTCGCACAGTTCGGAATCGGCGAAGCCGGAGATCCAGGCCCAGGAGTTCTGCATCCGCAGGTTGACTTCCTGTTCCAGGTTGCCTTCGCAGCGACTGCTGCCACCATCGTTTCTGGTGCCGTTGCCGGTCGTCTGAAATTCAGCTCTTACCTGATCTACAGTATCATCCTTACCGGTATCATCTACCCAATCAGTGGTTACTGGAAATGGGGCGGTGGCTGGTTGGATGCCATGGGCTTCTACGACTTCGCTGGTTCAATTGTTGTGCATGCTGTCGGTGGTTTCGCCGGTCTGGCTGGTGCAATTGTCCTCGGACCCCGGATTGGTCGCTTCAAAGATGGCAAATCAGTTCCGATTCCTGGACACAACATTGCACAGGCAACACTGGGTGTCTTCATCCTGTGGGTAGGCTGGTACGGGTTCAACCCTGGTAGTCAGCTGGCCTTCGCTGGAACTGACAACACCAACGCTGTGATGCTGATCGCTACTAACACAACCCTCGCTGCAGCCGCCGGTGGTGTGGCCGCAATGATCCTGGGTTGGATCATGTACTCAAAACCGGATATCTCCATGGCCCTGAACGGTGTTCTGGCTGGTCTGGTAGGTATCACCGCTAACTGTGACAGTGTCTCTAACATCGAAGCAATTGTCATCGGTGTGGTTGCCGGTCTGCTGGTTGTCTTCGGTATCCTGGCACTCGAAAAACTCAAAATCGACGATCCCGTCGGTGCCTTCCCTGTCCACGGACTGTGTGGTATCTGGGGTGGTGTCGCCACCGGTATCTTCGGTGACTACAACATCGTAACTCAGGTGATTGGATCTGTTGTGATCCCGGCTTACGCCTTCATCACCATGTTTATTCTCTTCACATTCCTGAAAGTCATCGGACAGCTCCGAGTCTCTGAGGAAGATGAATTGAAAGGTCTGGACCTGTCTGAGCACGGAATGCAAGCTTACCACTAG
- a CDS encoding potassium channel family protein, whose translation MIKVAVIGLGRFGTELAKRLGASGVEVIAIDHSDKLVNEVKDDVAVAVRLNSTDELALKSQDVDKVDACVISIGENFESALLTTVIIKKMGVPKIICRAQSKFHAEIFTQVGATDVIQPEIQAGAHLARLLANPHLEDYIQVGDGYTMIELMTPKEFVGKNLTELSLRSKYSVNVVAIRKRNSAEIEKNTGKVYTTDCVPHPDYQIQESDILLIIGTDQNLARLPTTNV comes from the coding sequence GTGATTAAAGTAGCAGTCATCGGTTTGGGCCGCTTTGGTACCGAACTCGCCAAACGTCTGGGAGCCAGCGGAGTGGAAGTCATCGCCATCGACCATTCGGACAAGCTGGTGAATGAGGTCAAAGATGATGTCGCGGTGGCAGTTCGTCTGAATTCCACCGATGAACTGGCACTCAAAAGTCAGGATGTGGACAAAGTCGACGCCTGCGTGATCTCGATCGGGGAAAATTTCGAATCGGCACTGCTGACGACAGTGATCATCAAAAAGATGGGAGTCCCCAAGATCATCTGTCGTGCCCAGTCAAAGTTTCACGCAGAGATCTTTACCCAGGTCGGTGCAACCGATGTGATCCAGCCCGAGATTCAGGCGGGAGCACACCTGGCACGACTGCTGGCCAATCCGCATCTGGAAGATTACATCCAGGTCGGCGACGGTTACACCATGATCGAGCTGATGACACCCAAAGAGTTCGTTGGCAAAAACCTGACCGAGCTGTCCCTGCGTTCCAAATATTCCGTAAACGTGGTCGCCATTCGGAAACGGAATTCCGCGGAGATAGAAAAGAATACCGGGAAGGTTTACACAACCGACTGTGTACCTCACCCCGACTATCAGATTCAGGAATCAGACATCCTGCTCATCATCGGAACCGATCAAAACCTGGCACGTCTGCCGACAACCAATGTTTGA
- the glpK gene encoding glycerol kinase GlpK, producing the protein MSKYVLALDQGTTSSRSILFNHQGQIEATSQEEFEQIFPSPGLVEHDPEAIWESQLATAREVIDQSGAALSEIAAIGITNQRETIVLWDKESGKPVSNAIVWQSRLTAGRCDQLKAEGYEGLFREKTGLLLDAYFSGTKIEYLLNTVEGLREQAQAGKILFGTIDSFLIWRLTGGKVHVTDPTNACRTLLYNIHTHEWDDELLQIFDIPRCMLPEVKSSSEVYGETDPALFGESIKIAGIAGDQQAATFGQGCFEPGAAKNTYGTGCFMLMNTGDKPVLSQNGLLTTIGWSINGKVTYCLEGSIFVAGAAIQWLRDGLQIIESASEIEDLAGQVEDTGDVFFVPAFVGLGAPYWDQDARGTLIGLTRGATRAHVARAVLESLAYQTCDVLHAMEQDSQIKLKTLKVDGGAAANGLLMQFQADMLDVPAQRPVVHETTALGAAYLAGLAVGFWHDQAEVTRNWALDAEFQPQMEASRRDELYQRWKQAVERSRDWV; encoded by the coding sequence ATGTCAAAGTATGTACTGGCGTTAGATCAGGGAACGACATCCAGTCGATCAATTCTGTTTAATCATCAGGGGCAGATTGAGGCCACATCCCAGGAAGAGTTCGAACAGATCTTTCCCTCGCCGGGGCTGGTGGAACACGATCCCGAGGCGATCTGGGAATCACAGCTGGCAACCGCCCGCGAAGTGATCGATCAATCGGGGGCAGCGCTCTCTGAGATCGCCGCAATCGGTATTACGAATCAACGGGAAACGATTGTCCTCTGGGATAAAGAGAGCGGCAAACCGGTTTCGAACGCGATTGTCTGGCAGAGCCGACTGACAGCAGGCCGCTGTGATCAGCTTAAGGCAGAGGGGTATGAAGGTCTGTTCCGCGAAAAGACCGGACTGTTACTGGATGCCTATTTCTCGGGGACCAAAATTGAATACCTGCTCAATACCGTAGAGGGATTACGGGAGCAGGCCCAGGCAGGCAAAATTCTGTTTGGTACGATCGACTCTTTTCTGATCTGGCGGCTGACGGGGGGGAAGGTGCATGTGACCGATCCTACCAATGCCTGTCGCACCCTGCTCTACAATATTCACACACACGAATGGGATGACGAACTGCTGCAGATCTTCGATATTCCCCGCTGCATGCTGCCCGAAGTTAAAAGTTCCAGCGAGGTGTACGGTGAGACCGACCCCGCGCTGTTTGGCGAGTCGATCAAAATTGCCGGTATCGCAGGGGACCAGCAGGCAGCAACCTTCGGTCAGGGCTGCTTTGAACCCGGGGCAGCGAAGAATACCTACGGAACCGGTTGTTTTATGCTCATGAATACCGGCGATAAACCGGTGCTTTCGCAGAATGGTCTGCTGACCACGATCGGCTGGAGCATCAATGGCAAAGTCACTTACTGTCTGGAAGGATCCATTTTCGTGGCCGGGGCAGCAATCCAGTGGCTCAGGGATGGGCTGCAGATCATTGAGTCAGCGTCTGAAATTGAGGACCTGGCAGGTCAGGTGGAAGATACCGGCGATGTCTTCTTCGTCCCCGCTTTTGTGGGACTGGGAGCACCCTACTGGGATCAGGATGCCCGCGGAACTCTGATTGGTCTGACGCGGGGCGCAACCAGAGCTCATGTTGCACGCGCGGTCCTGGAGTCGCTGGCATACCAGACCTGCGATGTGCTGCACGCTATGGAGCAGGATTCACAGATTAAATTGAAAACACTCAAGGTGGACGGCGGTGCGGCTGCGAATGGTCTGTTGATGCAGTTTCAGGCGGATATGCTCGATGTTCCCGCGCAACGTCCGGTAGTCCATGAAACGACGGCTCTGGGAGCCGCCTATCTGGCAGGTCTGGCTGTGGGCTTCTGGCACGATCAGGCAGAGGTGACCCGCAACTGGGCTCTCGATGCAGAATTCCAGCCGCAGATGGAGGCCTCGCGGCGTGACGAATTGTACCAACGCTGGAAGCAGGCGGTAGAACGTTCGCGAGACTGGGTCTGA